A DNA window from Pseudoalteromonas spongiae UST010723-006 contains the following coding sequences:
- the bioB gene encoding biotin synthase BioB, with protein sequence MEQAQVRNNWTLSEVKALFNMPFNDLLFQAASVHRQHFNPNKVQISTLLSIKTGACPEDCKYCPQSGHYKTDLERERLMEVEKVVEQARIAKNKGATRFCMGAAWSDPKDRDMPYIAKMVKEVKELGLETCMTLGMLDNDKAHALRDAGLDYYNHNLDTSPEYYQQIITTRTYQDRLDTLDHVRDAGMKVCSGGIVGMGEQAKDRYGLLMQLANLPKQPESVPINMLVKVKGTPLEHVDDLDHFEFIRTIAVARIMMPKSYVRLSAGRTAMNEQMQSMCFFAGANSIFYGDKLLTTDNPEADSDMMLIKKLGMSPESAEDYSDEAYQASLESAIADKETSELFYPA encoded by the coding sequence ATGGAACAAGCTCAGGTGCGTAATAACTGGACACTCAGTGAAGTAAAGGCATTATTTAATATGCCGTTTAACGATTTACTGTTTCAAGCTGCCAGTGTTCATCGTCAACACTTTAATCCAAACAAAGTACAAATCTCTACGCTGTTATCTATTAAAACGGGCGCATGTCCTGAAGATTGTAAGTACTGTCCTCAATCAGGCCACTATAAAACGGATCTAGAACGCGAGCGTTTGATGGAAGTTGAGAAAGTAGTTGAACAAGCGCGTATTGCTAAAAATAAGGGTGCTACACGTTTTTGTATGGGGGCCGCTTGGTCTGATCCGAAAGATCGCGATATGCCGTACATTGCAAAAATGGTGAAAGAGGTGAAAGAACTGGGTCTTGAAACCTGTATGACGCTGGGTATGCTTGATAACGATAAAGCACATGCACTGCGTGATGCGGGACTGGATTATTACAACCATAACTTAGATACCTCACCTGAATATTACCAACAAATCATCACTACACGAACCTACCAAGATAGACTTGATACCCTTGACCACGTGCGTGACGCGGGTATGAAAGTATGCTCGGGTGGCATTGTTGGTATGGGCGAACAAGCAAAAGACCGTTACGGTTTATTAATGCAGCTTGCAAATTTACCAAAGCAGCCAGAAAGTGTGCCAATTAACATGTTAGTAAAAGTAAAAGGCACGCCACTTGAACATGTGGACGATTTAGATCATTTTGAGTTTATTCGTACGATTGCGGTTGCGCGCATTATGATGCCAAAAAGTTACGTTCGCTTAAGTGCAGGACGTACGGCGATGAATGAGCAGATGCAATCAATGTGTTTCTTTGCTGGCGCTAACTCAATTTTCTATGGTGATAAATTACTTACTACGGATAATCCAGAAGCAGACAGTGATATGATGCTAATTAAAAAGCTGGGTATGTCACCTGAAAGTGCTGAAGATTATTCCGATGAGGCATATCAAGCGTCGTTAGAATCAGCAATCGCTGATAAAGAAACATCAGAACTATTTTATCCTGCATAA
- the bioA gene encoding adenosylmethionine--8-amino-7-oxononanoate transaminase, translating to MNTKETIDLDFDKNHLWHPYTSMINPLPVYPVTHADGVHIHLETGEKLIDGMASWWSVLHGYNNVELNNAIKQQVDKMSHVMFGGLTHQPAVDLGKKLLDITPHSLTRIFLADSGSVAVEVAIKMAMQYWRSKGNTRKNKLMALSKGYHGDTFAAMSVCDPVNSMHSLYKGFLPEHYFVPAPKSKFGDAFHRAERDILAQYFEKHHLDIAAFILEPIVQNAGGMNFYHSDYLKAVRELCDEYDILLICDEIATGFGRTGKMFAVEHANIEPDIMCIGKAMTGGYMTLSATLTTDKVAIGISEGDAGVMMHGPTFMANPLACAVANKSIELLLKTDWQSNITRIEHCFKAHLQKLENVDSVANVRILGAIGVVEMKQAVDVAKVQKQLIEQGVWLRPFGKLIYMMPPYIMQDESIIKMCNAIKSIL from the coding sequence TTGAATACTAAAGAAACAATTGATTTGGATTTTGATAAAAATCATTTATGGCACCCCTACACGTCAATGATAAATCCTCTGCCGGTGTACCCAGTTACACATGCTGATGGCGTGCATATTCATTTGGAAACGGGTGAAAAATTAATTGATGGAATGGCCTCATGGTGGAGCGTTTTGCATGGCTACAATAACGTTGAACTTAACAACGCAATAAAGCAACAAGTTGATAAAATGAGTCATGTGATGTTTGGCGGTTTAACCCACCAACCTGCAGTTGACCTTGGCAAGAAACTACTCGACATTACACCACACTCGCTTACGCGTATCTTTTTAGCCGATTCAGGCTCCGTTGCTGTAGAAGTTGCCATTAAAATGGCAATGCAATATTGGCGCAGTAAAGGTAATACGCGTAAAAACAAACTTATGGCACTAAGTAAAGGTTATCACGGCGATACATTTGCGGCGATGAGTGTATGCGATCCGGTTAATAGCATGCATTCGTTGTACAAAGGTTTTTTACCTGAGCACTATTTTGTTCCTGCACCAAAAAGTAAGTTTGGTGACGCATTTCACCGTGCAGAGCGCGATATATTAGCGCAATACTTTGAAAAGCATCACTTGGATATTGCCGCCTTTATTTTAGAACCGATTGTACAAAATGCTGGCGGTATGAACTTTTATCACAGCGACTATTTAAAAGCGGTGCGCGAATTATGTGATGAGTACGACATACTGCTAATTTGTGATGAAATCGCTACGGGCTTTGGTCGTACAGGAAAAATGTTTGCCGTTGAACATGCCAATATTGAGCCTGATATTATGTGTATTGGTAAAGCAATGACCGGTGGTTATATGACGCTGTCGGCAACCTTAACAACGGATAAAGTGGCAATTGGTATTAGTGAAGGCGATGCAGGTGTGATGATGCATGGACCTACATTTATGGCAAACCCACTCGCGTGTGCGGTTGCCAATAAAAGCATTGAATTACTGCTTAAAACAGACTGGCAAAGTAACATTACGCGCATTGAACATTGTTTTAAAGCACACTTACAAAAGCTTGAAAATGTAGATTCTGTGGCAAATGTTCGTATTCTAGGGGCAATTGGTGTTGTCGAAATGAAGCAAGCGGTTGACGTTGCCAAAGTGCAAAAACAGCTCATTGAACAAGGCGTGTGGTTAAGGCCGTTTGGCAAACTGATTTATATGATGCCGCCTTACATAATGCAAGATGAGTCAATCATCAAAATGTGTAATGCGATTAAATCGATTTTGTAG
- a CDS encoding AAA family ATPase, whose translation MKQVFILRGLPGAGKSHYAQSLCDEMVNGDEGQFVICSTDDFFISDGQYRFDKAKLSEYHNLNLARFIRALSQQIPLVILDNTNIKKWEFIAYAEAAHALGYQVKEVVVGEIKDKAMQHLYYQRNIHKVPLKTINKMAYLFEW comes from the coding sequence ATGAAACAAGTGTTTATTTTAAGGGGTCTGCCAGGCGCAGGGAAAAGTCATTACGCTCAGAGTTTGTGTGATGAAATGGTAAATGGCGATGAAGGCCAATTTGTAATTTGCTCAACCGACGATTTTTTTATCAGTGATGGTCAATATCGTTTTGATAAAGCCAAGCTAAGTGAATACCACAACCTTAATTTAGCGCGTTTTATACGTGCGTTGAGCCAGCAAATTCCGTTGGTGATTTTGGATAACACCAACATTAAAAAGTGGGAATTTATTGCGTATGCTGAAGCGGCGCACGCGCTTGGTTATCAAGTTAAAGAAGTGGTTGTGGGTGAAATTAAAGATAAAGCGATGCAGCACCTTTATTATCAGCGCAACATTCATAAAGTACCGCTAAAAACCATCAATAAAATGGCTTACCTATTTGAATGGTAA
- the asnS gene encoding asparagine--tRNA ligase: MSHIAITDLLKGRVEVGATVTIKGWIRTRRDSKAGISFLAVHDGSCFDPIQAVVPNSLNNYEEVTKLTAGCSVTVVGTIVESQGQGQSFEIQAESVEVVGWVENPDTYPMAAKRHSIEYLREHAHLRPRTNIIGAVTRVRNCLSQAIHRFYHERGYVWISTPIITASDCEGAGEMFRVSTLDMQNLPRTDKGDVDYSEDFFGKEAFLTVSGQLNGETYCSAMSKIYTFGPTFRAENSNTSRHLAEFWMVEPEVAFADLNDIAALAEDMLKYVFKAVLEERRDDMEFFAQRVEKTAISRLEDFVEKDFAQVDYTDAVEILKGCGKKFEFPVEWGVDLQSEHERYLAEEHFNAPVVIKNYPKDIKAFYMRQNEDGKTVAAMDVVAPGIGEIIGGSQREERLDVLDARLEEMGLDKEDYSWYRDLRKYGTVPHSGFGLGFERLVAYVTGMGNVRDVIAFPRTKGSATY; the protein is encoded by the coding sequence ATGAGCCATATAGCTATCACAGACCTTTTGAAAGGCCGTGTAGAAGTAGGTGCAACCGTTACTATTAAAGGTTGGATCCGCACACGTCGCGATTCAAAAGCAGGAATCTCTTTTTTAGCCGTTCATGACGGTAGTTGTTTCGATCCTATTCAAGCTGTGGTACCGAATTCACTCAATAATTATGAAGAAGTGACCAAGCTTACCGCAGGCTGTTCAGTAACGGTTGTTGGTACAATCGTAGAATCACAAGGCCAAGGCCAATCGTTTGAGATTCAAGCGGAATCGGTAGAAGTAGTAGGTTGGGTAGAAAACCCAGATACATACCCTATGGCTGCAAAGCGTCACAGTATTGAATATTTACGTGAACACGCACATTTACGTCCTCGCACTAATATTATCGGTGCAGTAACGCGTGTTCGTAACTGCTTATCACAAGCAATTCACCGTTTTTACCATGAGCGTGGTTACGTTTGGATTTCTACACCTATTATCACAGCAAGTGACTGTGAAGGTGCGGGCGAAATGTTCCGCGTATCAACACTCGATATGCAAAACTTACCACGCACTGATAAAGGCGATGTAGATTACAGCGAAGACTTCTTTGGTAAAGAAGCATTTTTAACAGTATCTGGCCAGCTAAACGGCGAAACTTACTGTTCAGCAATGTCAAAAATCTACACTTTTGGCCCAACATTCCGTGCTGAAAACTCAAATACCTCTCGTCACTTAGCTGAATTCTGGATGGTTGAGCCTGAAGTAGCATTTGCAGATCTTAACGATATTGCCGCACTTGCAGAAGACATGCTGAAATACGTATTTAAAGCAGTACTTGAAGAGCGCCGTGATGACATGGAATTCTTTGCACAACGTGTTGAGAAAACCGCTATTTCACGTTTAGAAGACTTTGTTGAAAAAGATTTCGCACAAGTTGACTACACAGACGCTGTTGAAATTCTTAAAGGCTGTGGCAAGAAATTCGAATTCCCAGTTGAATGGGGTGTGGATTTACAATCAGAGCACGAGCGCTATCTTGCAGAAGAGCACTTTAATGCACCAGTAGTTATTAAAAACTACCCGAAAGACATTAAAGCCTTCTATATGCGTCAAAACGAAGACGGCAAAACAGTAGCGGCAATGGACGTTGTTGCACCTGGTATCGGTGAAATCATTGGCGGCTCACAACGTGAAGAACGTCTAGACGTACTTGATGCGCGTTTAGAAGAAATGGGCTTAGACAAAGAAGATTACTCTTGGTATCGCGATTTACGTAAGTACGGTACTGTTCCTCACTCAGGTTTCGGCCTGGGTTTTGAACGCCTTGTAGCTTACGTAACAGGTATGGGTAACGTACGTGACGTTATCGCCTTCCCGCGTACAAAAGGTTCAGCTACTTACTAA